A single genomic interval of Daucus carota subsp. sativus chromosome 1, DH1 v3.0, whole genome shotgun sequence harbors:
- the LOC108196335 gene encoding F-box protein At3g07870 translates to MGSCLQKTTNQRSLNRPGSQSIDVLTRKSSNNKRTMRSFSEFPKELTLEIFSRLPVQSLLICKVVCKRWNAAIAEPVLATMQLANAADQSLCLVLHSEFPKFVLYNVFISNLGCPDKEWKRLEIPFRQILSSFEVVGSCNGLLCVLHYQLDDPVLIHNPLTRDYKKLPDKGEEHSKGKIHRCVFGFGFDPKTMAYKVLKIVHYAGSSSETPDMNRKPDVFVVTLGSDEWRSKGQTHYQLTGSSSEAFVNGKFHWLTHRDFLEAGKCQDIISFDLSTETFQELPRPDFEGLMKHTCHLVTLKGALSAVISYVDGTNEIWQMKDYNVRESWTREFVIRKYVPKIFLTFGLFNSYPGRGRIDGYTKHKFQVICILSTGEMLLLYENQALVSYNAEIGKFKDLKIKGQMFEYLSTLHTGSLISVDAAFNS, encoded by the coding sequence ATGGGGTCGTGTCTACAGAAGACAACTAATCAGAGAAGTTTAAATAGACCTGGATCACAGAGTATAGATGTATTGACGAGAAAGTCTTCCAATAATAAGAGAACCATGAGATCATTTTCCGAATTTCCAAAGGAATTAACCTTGGAGATCTTTTCCAGGCTTCCagtacaatctctcttgatatgCAAAGTCGTATGTAAACGATGGAATGCTGCAATTGCAGAACCAGTGCTAGCAACCATGCAGTTGGCAAATGCAGCTGATCAAAGTCTTTGCTTGGTATTACATTCTGAGTTTCCCAAATTCGTCCTCTACAATGTCTTCATCAGTAATCTTGGTTGTCCCGACAAGGAATGGAAGAGGCTGGAAATCCCATTTCGGCAAATATTATCTTCATTTGAGGTTGTAGGCTCTTGTAATGGACTTCTATGTGTATTACACTATCAGTTGGATGATCCTGTTCTAATACACAATCCTCTCACCCGGGACTACAAGAAACTTCCCGACAAAGGTGAGGAGCATTCCAAGGGAAAAATACACAGGTGTGTTTTTGGATTTGGTTTTGATCCAAAGACTATGGCTTACAAGGTGCTCAAGATCGTACATTATGCAGGTAGTTCTTCTGAAACCCCGGATATGAATAGAAAACCAGATGTTTTCGTTGTTACATTAGGCTCAGACGAATGGAGATCTAAAGGCCAAACACATTACCAACTAACCGGATCATCATCAGAGGCTTTTGTGAATGGAAAATTTCATTGGCTCACACATCGTGATTTTCTTGAAGCTGGAAAATGTCAAGATATCATCTCATTTGATCTATCAACCGAAACATTTCAAGAATTACCGCGACCAGATTTTGAGGGCCTCATGAAGCACACATGCCATCTGGTGACTCTAAAAGGTGCACTCTCTGCTGTTATTAGCTATGTTGACGGAACAAATGAAATTTGGCAGATGAAAGATTATAATGTCAGAGAGTCTTGGACTAGAGAATTTGTTATCAGGAAGTATGTTCCGAAAATTTTCCTTACATTTGGTCTGTTCAATAGTTACCCTGGCAGAGGGAGGATCGACGGGTATACAAAACATAAGTTTCAAGTCATATGCATACTGAGTACTGGAGAGATGTTGCTGCTATATGAGAATCAAGCTTTGGTTTCATACAATGCCGAGATCGGGAAGTTCAAAGATTTGAAAATCAAAGGCCAGATGTTCGAGTACTTATCGACTCTTCATACGGGAAGCCTAATATCTGTTGATGCAGCTTTTAACTCGTGA
- the LOC108220015 gene encoding uncharacterized protein LOC108220015 — MDLARGVRAKSKMNPKGLNGGEDIGHYDSFVIINLPDSVVLRVVSRSLLLAIFILTLPLIGYISGRLSSENVFDITGFESFPEIFQDLANEGLVKMGQKGLILSSGVGRPVENLQFLYNNDIELVVESDLDGKSSFPDESFDIVFSLSLKDSKKLVDRILRVDGIVVMGLDNGSAHEFQRDSNYKVMYLRRFDVTVLAMRKTDHMNQAQYFGVTRKLFEWMPESKKDALSGLENVWLEPPRKELAKSNKLRKFRYLPDLTGDSLENYPRRIFITDESTRSVEWFEKNYPTKNQDFQIYNLDTNMNNEETKRKGVKNEAPSTTEASDWMVNNVKDEDYVVMKAEAEIVEKMMIKKTISLVDELFLECKNQWQDGSKSKRAYWQCLTLYGQLRDKGIAVHQWLN; from the coding sequence ATGGATTTGGCTCGAGGAGTTCGAGCTAAGAGCAAGATGAATCCGAAAGGTTTGAATGGTGGTGAAGATATTGGTCATTATGATAGCTTTGTGATTATCAATTTGCCTGATTCGGTTGTTTTGCGGGTTGTGTCAAGGTCATTGTTGTTGGCCATTTTCATTCTCACATTGCCTTTGATTGGTTATATTTCGGGGAGGTTGTCCAGTGAGAATGTGTTTGATATCACGGGTTTTGAATCTTTTCCTGAGATCTTTCAAGATTTGGCTAATGAGGGCCTTGTTAAGATGGGACAGAAGGGTTTGATTTTGAGTTCTGGCGTTGGTCGTCCTGTGGAGAATTTGCAGTTCTTGTATAATAATGACATTGAGTTGGTTGTCGAATCTGATTTGGATGGCAAGAGCTCGTTCCCGGATGAGTCTTTTGACATTGTTTTCTCGTTGAGCTTGAAGGACTCTAAAAAGTTGGTTGATAGGATTCTGAGGgttgatggcattgttgtaatgGGATTGGACAATGGTTCTGCACATGAATTTCAACGCGACTCAAATTACAAAGTAATGTATCTTCGGAGATTTGATGTCACTGTGCTGGCAATGAGAAAGACTGATCATATGAATCAGGCACAATATTTTGGAGTAACGCGCAAGCTTTTTGAGTGGATGCCTGAGTCTAAGAAAGATGCATTGAGCGGTCTAGAAAATGTGTGGCTCGAGCCCCCACGAAAAGAATTGGCAAAATCTAACAAGCTGAGGAAATTCAGATATCTTCCTGATTTAACAGGGGACTCACTTGAAAATTACCCCCGCAGAATATTCATCACTGATGAAAGCACTAGATCTGTTGAATGGTTCGAGAAGAATTATCCGACAAAGAATCAGGATTTCCAGATCTACAATTTGGACACTAACATGAACAATGAGGAGACCAAAAGAAAAGGAGTGAAAAATGAAGCTCCTTCTACTACTGAGGCATCAGACTGGATGGTAAATAATGTGAAGGACGAAGACTACGTGGTGATGAAAGCAGAGGCAGAAATTGTCGAGAAGATGATGATTAAGAAGACAATAAGTCTGGTCGACGAACTCTTTCTCGAGTGTAAGAACCAATGGCAAGATGGTAGTAAAAGCAAGAGAGCTTATTGGCAGTGCTTGACCCTGTACGGACAATTAAGAGACAAGGGTATCGCAGTTCATCAATGGCTGAATTAA
- the LOC108205814 gene encoding protein NSP-INTERACTING KINASE 1, protein MSDRGNIFLYLRGSSECILPLSYVFCFVIYLSLWTSVNSLLTAKGVNLEVQALMSIKAALKDPHGVLAKWDSDAADPCSWTMVTCSPDYLVVGLGTPSQTLSGILSPSIGNLTNLQTVQVLNRKFICRGTSSQSLSGK, encoded by the exons ATGTCTGACCGAGGTAACATATTCCTTTATCTTAGAGGAAGTTCAGAATGTATATTACCTTTATCTTATGTGTTCTGTTTTGTGATTTACCTGAGCTTATGGACTTCTGTTAACTCCTTGCTTACTGCTAAAGGAGTCAATCTTGAAg TGCAAGCTTTGATGAGTATTAAAGCTGCTTTGAAGGATCCTCATGGGGTTTTAGCAAAGTGGGATTCTGATGCAGCTGATCCATGTAGCTGGACAATGGTCACCTGTTCACCTGATTATCTTGTCGTTGGCCT AGGAACTCCAAGCCAGACTTTATCTGGTATTCTTTCTCCAAGCATTGGTAACTTGACAAATCTTCAGACAGTGCAAGTGCTCAATCGCAAATTTATCTGCAGAGGAACTTCAAGCCAGAGTTTATCTGGTAAATGA